A stretch of DNA from Bradyrhizobium algeriense:
ACGTGGTCACGCTGGCGCTGGCCTATGACATCGACGCCATCGCCGCCAAGGGCCTGGTGGCGCCGGACTGGCAGAAGCGCCTGTCGCTGAATGCGTCGCCTTATACGTCAACGATCGTGTTCCTGGTGCGCAAGGGTAATCCCAAGGCGATCAAGGATTGGGACGATCTGATCAAGCCCGGCGTGCAGGTGATCACGCCGAACCCGAAGACCTCGGGCGGTGCGCGCTGGAATTATCTGGCGGCGTGGGGCTTTGCGGAAAAGAAATTCGGCTCCGCCGACAAGGCAAAGAAGTTCGTCGCCGACCTCTTCAAGAACGTGCCGGTGCTGGATACCGGCGCGCGCGGCTCGACGGTGACCTTCGTCGAGCGCGGCGTCGGCGACGTGCTGCTGGCGTGGGAGAACGAGGCGTTCCTGGCGCAGCGCGAGTTCGGCAAGGACAAGTTCGAGATCGTCGCGCCGCCATTGTCGATTCTTGCCGAGCCGCCGGTCGCGGTCGTCGACAAGGTTGCCGATAAAAAAGGCACCCGCGCTGTCGCCGAGGCCTACCTGAAGTATTGGTATACCAAGGAAGGTCAGGAAATTGCCGCACGCAATTCCTATCGTCCTCGCGATTCGGAAATTGCGAGGGAGTACGAAAAATCCTTCGCCAAGGTCGAACTTTTCACGATTGACGACGTTTTTGGTGGTTGGACCAAGGCGCAGAAGGATCACTTCGGCGAAGGCGGCATTTTCGACCAGATTTACAAGAATTGATCTGGCCAACAGCCAGCCAAAGCGGAAGCAGGGGGATTTGTGAGCACAGCGGTCGCACGGCGGACGAGCTTGCCCGGGTTCGGGCTCACCATGGGCCTGACCCTGACATGGCTCTCCGTTATCATCCTCATCCCGCTCGCCGGCCTGTTCCTCAAGACGCTCGAGCTTTCGCCCGGACAGTTCTGGGAAATCCTCACCAGCCGCCGCACTTTGAACGCGCTGAAAATTTCATTCGGCCTTTCGTTTGCCGCAGCCTGCGTCAATCTGGTGATGGGGACGATCATCGTGTGGGCGCTGGTGCGGTATCGCTTTCCGGGCCGGCGGCTGTTCGACGCCATCGTCGACATTCCCTTTGCGCTGCCGACCGCGGTCGCGGGCGTGGCGCTGACGCAATTGTTCGCGCAAAAGGGCTGGCTCGGCGCGCCGCTCGCCGAACTTGGCATCAAGGTGGCATTCACGCCGATCGGAATTTTCATTGCGATGGTCTTCATCGGCATTCCGTTCGTGGTGCGGACGGTTCAGCCGGTGCTGATCGATCTCGATCCTGAAATCGAGGAGGCGGCCGCGAGCCTGGGGGCCAACCGCTGGCACACGGTGTTCCGGGTGATCCTGCCGAGTCTTATTCCGGCGCTGCTGACAGGCTTTGCGCTGGCATTCGCGCGCGCCGTCGGTGAATACGGTTCGGTCATTTTCATTGCCGGTAATCTGCCGAACGTGTCGGAGATCGCGCCGCTCCTGATCGTGATCAGGTTGTCCGAATTTCGTTATGCCGATGCGACGGCCATCGCCGTCATCATGCTGCTGGCTTCGTTCCTGATCATCCTCGTCGTCAATCGCCTGCAACGCTGGGCGCAAACCCGCATTCCCGCGCATTGAGGACCTGACGATGTCGACGCAAACGAGCTTCGTGACTCCGGCGGCGCCGCTAAGGGCCTATACGTCGACGGCGGACCTCGCGATCTCCCCGCCATCGCACCGCGAGGCGAGCGACCGGGCACGCGCTGTTGCTTCACCAAAAGACCTGCGGACCGAGCCGGCACCCGTCCGCTTTATCATCATCGCGCTTGCCGTCACCTTCCTCACCGTCTTTGTCGTGCTGCCGCTGGTCGTGGTGTTCGCATCGGCCTTTTCGAAAGGCATCAGCGCCTATTTTGCCGCGCTCGCCGAGCCGGAGGCGCTGTCGGCGATCAGGCTGACGCTGCTGGTTGCGGCGATCTCGGTCACCCTCAACCTTGTGTTCGGCGTGATCGCGGCCTGGGCGATCGCGAAATTCGAATTCCGCGGCAAGACCTTTCTGATCACGCTGATCGACCTGCCGTTCTCGGTCAGCCCGGTCATTTCGGGTCTCGTCTTCGTGCTCCTGTTCGGCGCGCAGGGCTATTGGGGCACGTGGCTGCAGGCGAACAACGTCCACATCCTGTTCGCGGTGCCGGGCATTGCACTCGCCACCATCTTCGTGACGTTCCCGTTTGTCGCCCGCTCGCTGATCCCCTTGATGCAGGAGCAGGGCACGCAGGAGGAAGAGGCGGCGACCTCGCTCGGAGCGTCAGGCCTGCAGACCTTCTTCCGCGTCACTCTGCCCAATATCAAATGGGGCCTGTTGTATGGCGTACTGCTGTGCAACGCGCGCGCCATGGGCGAGTTCGGCGCGGTGTCTGTTGTGTCGGGCCATATCCGCGGCGAGACCAACACCATGCCGCTGCTGGTCGAAATTCTCTATAATGAGTATCAATTCGTGGCGTCGTTTGCGATCGCCTCGCTCTTGGCGATGCTGGCCCTGATCACGCTGGTCGTGAAGACCGTGCTCGAACAGCGTCTGGACGAAGGGCAAAGCCCAAGCGACTATTCAAGCGACTATTCAAGGGACCATCCAAGTGACCATTGAAGTCAAAAATATCGTCAAGAAGTTCGGCGCGTTTGCTGCGCTGGATAACGTCGATCTGAAGGTCGGCAAGGGCGAATTGCTGGCGCTGCTCGGTCCGTCCGGTTCGGGCAAGACGACGCTGTTGAGGATCATTGCAGGCCTCGACTGGCCCGATGCCGGCGAGGTGCGGATCGACGGCGAGGATGCGCTGGGACACGGCGCCAGCGAGCGCCATGTCGGCTTCGTGTTCCAACATTACGCACTGTTCCGCCACATGACGGTGTTCGAAAATGTCGCCTTTGGCCTGCGCGTACAGCCGCGCGCCATCCGCAAGGACGAGGCCACCATCCGCGCCCGCGTCAAGGAATTGCTTGATCTAGTGCAACTCGACTGGCTCGCCAACCGCTATCCCAGCCAGTTGTCCGGCGGCCAGCGGCAGCGCATTGCGCTTGCCCGCGCGCTGGCGATCGAGCCGCGCATCCTGCTGCTCGACGAACCGTTCGGTGCGCTCGATGCCAAGGTGCGGAAAGAGCTGCGGCAATGGCTGCGCTCGCTGCATTCCGAAATTCACGTCACCTCGATCTTCGTCACCCACGATCAGGAAGAGGCGCTCGAAGTCGCCAACCGCGTGGTTGTCATGGACAAGGGCCGTATCGAGCAGATCGGCACGCCGGGCGATGTCTATGACAATCCCGCCACCGCCTTCGTCCACGGCTTCATCGGCGAATCCATCGTGCTGCCGGTGGAGGTTCTCGGCGGCTCAGTGCGGCTCGGCGGCCAGCCGCTCAACATCGCCGCCGATGGCGCGGCCTCCGGCGCCTCAAAACTGTTCGTCCGCCGCCACGACATGCAGATCGGGCCGGCGGGAACCGGCTCGCTGGAGGGCGCGGTGCGCCATGTCCGCTCGTTCGGCCCGATCCAGCGGGCGGAGGTCGCGCTCTCGGGCGGTGAGGGCAAGACCGTGATCGAGATCGACGCCCCCCGGGACCGGGAACTCCAGGCCGGCGAGATCATCGGCCTGCAGCCCCGCCGCTACCGGATCTTTGCCGCCCAGGATTGATGTTGGCTGTCATTCCGGGTTCGCCTCGCGCCCCGGAATGACCGCGGATTTGCTCCCCCGTTCACCATTCAGCCACGGTTGGTATGCAACAACGGCCCGTCCAGCGTTCGGGATTCTTTGGGGGATTCTTTCAGTGAAACGGGCGACTACCGCGATTATCGGGCTCTTGCTGCTTGCCGGCTGCTCGGCAGACGTCAAAATCCCGGACCAGCCGGCCATGTATCTCGACATGGCGCAACCCGGCGCCACGCTCGATCCGGTCGCGGCGGCGATCATGATCTCGCAATACCGTCAGAACAACGGCCTCGGTACCGTGGTGGTCGATCCCGATCTGACCAGGCTCGCCGAGCAGCAGTCGCAGGCGATGGCGGCGCGCAACAAGATGGACCACAATGTGAAGGGCCCTCTGGAAAAGCGGCTGGGAGCCTCCGGCTATCCGGCGAAGCTCGCGGTTGAAAATGTCTCGGCCGGATATCACACCCTGGCGGAAGCCTTCTCCGGCTGGCGCGACTCGCCGCCGCACAAGGCCAATATGCTCAAGAACGGTGTCACAAAATTGGGCATCGCGGCGGCCTATGCTCCAAACACCAAATACAAGGTGTTCTGGACGCTCATCCTTGCATCAACCTGAAGCAGGTCCGGTTACGGGCTTCGATGCCTCACGAGGCGGTAAACTCGGCGTGATCCTTGCTTCGATCTCGCCGATTGACGCGGTGGCGAACTGTCGCCACGGTGCCACTGTCTTTGTCCACTAGTCGACGGTCACAATGGATCTTTCCGACTCTGTGCCGGCCACCACGCCCGCCAAAGCGCAGCGTGTGCTGGTGCTGCAAGGCGGTGGCGCGCTCGGCTCCTATCAGGCCGGCGCCTTTCAGGCATTGTGTCGCTCGGGTTTCGAACCGGAATGGGTCGCGGGCATTTCGATCGGCGCCATCAATGCCGCGATCATTGCCGGCAACGGACCGGAAACGCGCGTCGATCGTTTGAAGGAATTCTGGGAGATGGTTTCATCTCCGGTGTCGTGGAATCCGGTGACACCAGGTGAGCGCGCACGCTCGCTGTTCAACGAAACCTCAGCCGCGCTGATCGCGACCTTCGGCGTGCCCGGCTTCTTCACGCCGCGGATTCCGCCTGCACCGTTGTGGCCGCCCGGCAGCCCGCAGTCGCAGAGCTATTACGACACCGCGCCGCTGAAGAAAACGCTCGAGCGGCTGGTGGATTTCGACCGCATCAACGATCTGAAGATGAGGTTCAGCGTCGGCGCGGTCGGCGTCACCTCGGGCAATTTCAGATATTTCGACAATGTCGAGTTCAGGAAGGCCGGCAAGAAGATCGGCCCCGAGCACGTCATGGCCTCCGGCGCGCTGCCACCCGGTTTTCCGTCCGTTGTCATCGAAGGTGAGCATTACTGGGACGGCGGCATCGCCTCGAACACGCCGCTCGATTTCGTGCTGGAAGAAGAGTTCAACCGCGATCTCCTGATCTTCCAGGTCGACCTGTTCAGCGCGCGCGGCGACCTGCCGACGTCGCTGCTCGAAGCCGCCGAGCGGGAAAAGGACATCCGTTATTCCAGCCGCACCCGCACGAGTACCGACAAGAACAAGCAGATCCACAACGCGCGGAAGGCGGTGCGCGATCTGCTCAGCAAATTGCCGGATCATTTGAACAACGATCCGTCGGTCGAATTTCTGCGCAAGGCCTCGAAGGAAAACACCGTCACGGTCGTGCACCTGATCTACAAGAGCAAGAATTACGAGACAAATTCCAAGGACTACGACTTCTCGCATGTCGCCATGGTCGAACATTGGGAAGCGGGTGTTCGCGATGTGCATTTGTCGATGCGTAACAAAGAACGGCTGGAGCGGCCGCAACCCGGGCAGACCATGGCGACTTACGATCTCACGGGGAAGGGCTCAAAGCCAGCCGAAGGCAAACAGGAGTGAATTGATATGGGTACGTTAAAAGGCAAAACCGCCGTCGTGACCGGCTCGACCAGCGGCATCGGATTGGCTTATGCGCGCGCTTTCGCCGGCGCCGGCGCCAATATCGTTCTCAATGGCATGGGCGTCCCGGCCGATATCGAGCGCGAGCGTTCCGGCATCGAGACCGATTTCAAAGTCCGCGCGGTGCATTCGCCTGCCGACATGACCAAGCCCGCCGAAATCGCCGAAATGGTCGCGCTCGGCGAGAAGACCTTCGGCTCGGTCGATATCCTCGTCAACAATGCCGGCATCCAGTTCGTCGCCCCGATCGAGGAGTTTCCGATCGAGAAATGGGACGCGATCATTGCAATCAATCTGTCATCGGCATTTCATGCCATCCGCGCCGCCGTACCCGGCATGAAGAAGCGCGGCTGGGGCCGCATCATCAACACGGCTTCCGCGCATTCGCTGGTGGCTTCGCCATTCAAGTCGGCCTATGTCTCGGCCAAGCACGGCATCGCCGGGCTGACAAAAACGGTGGCGCTGGAGGTTGCGACTTTCAAGATCACCTGCAACTGCATCAGCCCGGGCTATGTCTGGACACCGCTGGTCGAGCACCAGATCCCCGAGACCATGAAGGCGCGCAACATGACCAAGGAGCAGGTCATCAAGGACGTGCTTCTTGACGCCCAGCCGACCAAAGAGTTCGTGACGTCAGAGCAGGTTGCTGCGCTGGCGCTGTTCCTGTGCAGCGACGATGCAGCCCAAATCACCGGGTCCAACTACTCCATCGACGGCGGCTGGACGGCGGAGTAGGAATTGCGAACGGCTCCCGGGAGCGCACAGCCACAATCCTAATGGGTGGCGCTCCCGGCAACGGCCGCGACACTTTCGGTCGAGAGGTGCAGCTCACTGAAGCCAAGCTTGCTGGCGACCAGAATCAGAACCAAGGCCAGCACCAGCCTCAGCACCGTCTCCGGTACGCGAACCGCACAGTAACTGCCGATCACGATGCCGGGCAGCGAGCCTATCAGCAGCACACCCATCAGCGCCCAATCGACCGAGCCCAGCGCCCAGTGGCCTATGCCGGCGACCAGCGTCAGCGGCACGGCGTGTGCAATGTCGGAGCCGACGATGCTTGCCATCGGCAGGCGCGGATAGAGCAGCAACAGCGCGGTGACGCCGACCGCGCCGGCACCGACCGACGAAATCGAAACCAGTACACCGAGCGCCACGCCGACCAGCACGGTCGCGTTGCCGGTCGTCGAGGCGCCGAGCCGTTCCATACGCTGGCGGTATCGATCCATGATCGCCTTGCGGAAGATCAACGACGTCGCCGTTAGGATGAGCGCAAAGCACAGCACCAGATTGACCAGGCTGCGCGCGGAATCCCCTTTGAGTTCGAGCTGCCACAGCACGAGCAAGGTGACGAAGCTGGCCGGGATGCTGCCGCTGGCGAGACGTATCACCGCCGGCCAGTGAATGCTCTGAGACCAGCCATGCACCAGGCTGCCGCCGGTCTTGGTCGCCGCGGCATAGAGCAGGTCGGTGCCGACGGCGGTCGACGGATGGATGCCGAACAGCAGGATCAACAATGGCGTCATCAGCGAGCCGCCGCCGACGCCCGTCATCCCGACCAGCAGGCCGACGCCGAATCCGGACGCCACGTAGAGGTGATCAATCATATCGGGGAGATAGTTCCATTTGCATGCTCGACATATAGCAGCGCCGCCGCAGGGGGCCTAACAATCGTGCCCGTTTGACTGAAATAAGAATGTTTCTTGCGCACATCGGAGTTCGCTGGTTTTTTTCCCCATTATGCCGGCGCCTGACGATAACGACGTCCTGCCGCCTCACATGAGGCAACCGTTCAGGCGCCAGCGGCCAGCGCACTCGGGATCGTCTGTTTCCAGGGGGCAGGCTGGCGCCAGTGCGCCGCACATCAATGCCAGTTCGGCTGCCCGGATCAGCGTTTGCCGAACGCCAGCACGTGCAGTCCGAGCCGCCGGCGCACGATCCAGAACAGCAGCACCGTCTCGAACGCCAGCGAGATCGACGTCGCGGCCGCAGCACCATGGCCGCCGAAGCGCGGCACCAGCATCACGCACAGCACGAGGTTCATGGCGAAGGCGAGCGCATAGGCCAGCGCGCAGATATGCTGGTGGCCGAGCATGTTGAGCAGCCGCTCGACCGGTCCGATGGCGGATCGCACCACGAGGCCAACGGCGGCAATGAACATGATGTCGTAGCCGACCACGAATTGCGGTCCGAACAGCCACAGCAGCGGCTTGCCCAGCGCCAGCAGCACGATGGTCGCAGCCAGCGACGGCCAAAACGTCCACTGGATCGCATGCGCCACATAGGCCGACAGCCGCGGCTTGTCGCCCTGCGCGTGATACTCGGCAAAGCGATGCGCCGTCGTCGCCGCCATCGCATAGTGAATGAAGGAAACCAGCGCCAGCGTCTTCACCACGGCGAAATAGACACCGACTTCTTCGGAGGAGCGGAATTGCTGCAGCACCAGCACGTCGGTGTAGGACAGCAGCAGGTAAAATCCCTCGACCATCAGGATCGGCAGCGAGACCGCGAGCCAGCCGCGGAAATCATAGGCCTTGGGGCCAGGCGCGATGTGGCCGCCGAGCCTGCGGTTCAGCACGATCATCTGGCCGATCATCGCGATCCATACCGCAGCAGTGCTGGCCCACATCGCAGCTGTAGCGCCGAGATTGAAGCCGAGCACGAAGGCGCCGGCGGTCAAGCCGATGATCAGCGACTGCCGCACAATGAATTGCGGCATCAGGCCGAGCCGCATCCAGTCATGCGAGCGGGCGATGCCGTCCTGGGTGTTGGCGACGACAAACGCCGGCAGCGTCAGGCAGCCGATATAGAGGGGAACGATCGCGTTGGCGTCGATCCAGGGCGACAATCCCTTCACCACGCCCGCCAGCAGCAGCGAGATGATGGAGGAGATGGCGAACGTGATCCAGCGGCTGCCGGAGAGGAAGCCGCGCAGCAGGGCATGTTCGCCGCGGGTTCGATACTCCGGAATGATCTTCTGCGCGGATGCCGAGATGCCGAAATCCATCATGCTGCCGAGCAGCAGCACCCAGGTCCAGACATAGACATAAACGCCGTAATCCGAGCCGCCCATCCAGCGCGCCAGCAGGATCTGCGCGAAATAGGCGAGCGCTGCGCTGAAGACGCGGATGATGAAGATGGTGCCCGCCAGCCGTCTGGTGACGGAGGCCTCGCTGGAGCCGCCAAGCAACGCGCGCAGGCGCGCGATCACGCCGGCAGGCGAGGCGGTTGCGGATTGCGTATCCATCACGGCCACAAGGGTGCATCCCCGAAACGCGCCGCGAGGCGGCGGCGATGCCCGGATGTATCAACCATTCGTTAAGATTCGGTTGGGTGGAGCTGTCGTTCCTGCGAACGCAGGAACCCATAACCACAGGGCGAAGTGGCGTGAAAAGAAGGCAATTACCAGACCGGCTCACGATTCCCGCCGCGGCGTATGGGTCCCTGCGTTCGCAGGGACGACAAAGCAGTCAATTCAAACTGACGTTGAACTCATAGGCCCGGTCGCCGCCGACCAGCGTCAGCTTGAGCGCGGCGCCGTCAGCGCTGGCGCCGGGCGGCAGGCCGTCGAGTTCGAAGGCAAAGCGTTTGACGCCGGGCGGGCTTTGCTCGACGAGCCTGGGAACCGGCAGCGCCCAGTCCGGCGTCGGCCCCTCGACGAACAGGCTGACCTCCTTGGCTTCGGGCGCGGTGACGTCGACCAGCACGTTGTTCTTTCCCTCGCGCTTGACGTCGCGGATGGTCAGCGGATTTGGGTCGCCGACATTGGCGGGCTTCGGCACGGTATTGAGCGCATCGGACAGGTTGCCGTCCTCGGTGCTTGCCACGCTGGCAAAGGCGAGTTCGGCATGGGCTTCGACCGGAATGCAGAGCTTGTCGCAGACGGCATAATTGATGTGGGCGCGCAGCGTCACCGGCTTGTCGGCATTCTTGGCGACGATCCGCAACGGCAGCACGACCTGCTGCTTGTATCCCAGCGCGGTGCCGCCGGCGCCGTCGTCAAACTTCTTCGGTGCCGGCCACAGCACGGTCACGGCTTCGACATTATCCGATTTTGAGAAATCGAAGCGGGGCGGGACGCCGGAATCGCCGGGCGTCCGCCAATAGGTCTTCCATCCGGGCTGCAACTGGATGGCTACGCCGCCGAGCAGCACCGGGCCGCTGCGCGATCCCGCCAGCAGCCGCACCGCGGAATGCGCGTCGCGTTGCCACGGCGAGGCATCCTCGGCGCGAACCTCCGACGTCGCACACGCAACACACAAAGCGGCGACGCCGAGCGCGGCGCGCAGGGGAACCATCACGATCATGGGACGTCTTTACAGGCAAGTTGCGGCGCAAACCATTGAATTGCGTGTGATCGGCCGCCGAATGATGCCGGAAGCTTGATTGACAGAAACCGCACCCGATATCAGGATACGAGTCAGCAAGAGAGGCCTTTGCGGATGAGCCCTGAAGGCAAGACACCGAAGCCCGTTCGCCGCAAAGCCGCCGGTATTGGCGACAATTCGTCCGGCGAGGGCTACCTGGACGGCCGGCTGCTGATCGCCATGCCGGTCATGGGCGATCCGCGGTTCGAGCGCTCCGTCATCTACATGTGCGCGCACTCCTCGGAAGGGGCGATGGGCATCATCGTCAACCGCCCGGCCGGCAGCATCGATTTTCCCGGCCTATTGGTGCAGCTCGACATCATCCAGAAGGCGGACCAGATCAAGCTGCCGGAAAACGCCGAGACCATGCAGGTGCTGAAGGGCGGCCCGGTCGATACCGGCCGCGGCTTCGTGCTGCATTCGAGCGATTTCTTCATCAAGGATGCGACGCTCAATATCGACGAGGGCATCTGCCTGACCGCGACGGTGGACATCCTCAAGGCGATCGCCAAGGGCACCGGACCGAAGCACGCGATCCTGGCGCTGGGCTATGCCGGCTGGGCGCCGGGCCAGCTCGAGAACGAGATCCAGCACAATGGCTGGCTGCATTGCGACGCCGATCCGGACCTGATCTTCGGTGACGACGTCGACGAAAAATACCAGCGTGCATTGCAAAAGATCGGCATCGACCCCGGCATGTTGTCGAACGAGGCCGGGCACGCGTAAGCTCCCGATTAGTAGGGTGGGCAAAGGCGCGCTTGCGCCGTGCCCACCATCTATCAACATGCCGGTTCTTGGATGGTGGGCACGCTTCGCTTTGCCCACCCTACGGCTGCGTGCGCAGCGACGACGATGGTTCTGTGCCAATCTACTCCGCCGCCTGCTGCTGCACCGTCGGTTCGGTCCCCGCAACGGTCGCACGCCGCATGTCGCGGGGCTGCGACTGGTCGTAGCGGCGGACGCGGTGCATGGTCTGGCGGTTGTCCCACATCACGAGGTCATGCACGGTCCATTTGTGGACGTGGACGAATTCCGGCTGCGTGGCGTGCTCGGTGAGGTCGCGCAGCAACAGCCGCGCCTCGGGCATGCTCATGCCTTTGATGGCGCCGGCATGCGATGACAGATACAGCGACTTGCGGTGGTGCACCGGATGCGTCCGCACCAAGCGCTGCAATACCGGCTTGAACATCGCTTTCTCTTCGTCGCTGTAATCCAGGAAGCCGAGCGAGCCGCGCGAATACATCAGCGAATGCTCGCAGATCATGTCCTCGATCTCGGCCTTGGTGTCGTCGTCGAGCGCGTCATAGGCCGCGCGCATGTCGGCGAATTCGGTGTTGCCGCCCTTGGGGTTCACCACCCGCGCCGACAGCAGCGAAAACTTTGCCGGAATCGGGCGGAACGAGCTGTCGGAATGCCACAGGCAATTTCCGAGATTGAACAGATGGGTGCGGTGATCCTTCGGCAGCGGCTTGCCATCCTTGCCGAGGTTGGACACGTCATTCAGCCCCGACGTCAGGCGGTAGTCTTCCTTCTTGGTGATGGTGCCGCCCCGTGCCTTCTCGCGCTCGCCGAAATTCAGTGCGAAGGCCAGTTGCTGTTCGTCCGTGATGTCCTGGTTGCGGAACAGCAGCACGGCGTATTTGTCCATACCGGCTTCGATGTCGGCCGCTTCCTGCGGCGTCAGGGGATTGCGCAAATCAACGCCCGAAACTTCGCCGAAAAAATGCGGATGAAGCTGCCGGATCGTGATCGTCATGGCGTCTCTCCAGAATGCGGCGGGCGGGTTATCCCGCTTCGTTTGAGTGAAAAATTACTCCCGGACGTGTCCAAGTCAACGCTGCGGGCGCATGCCCGCTACGCGTTTCTCGCCATCAACCCACCGTCCACGGGAATCACGGCGCCGGTCAGGAAAGAGGCCGCCGGCAGGCACAGGCTCAGCGTCATGTGCGCGACTTCCTCGGGGTCGCCGTAGCGGCCGAGGGCGGTGCGGCGTTTGGCGTAGATCGCCTTGTGCTCGGCGGCGATCCGCGCGGTCATGCCGGTGAGGATCGGCCCCGGGCAGATGCAGTTCACCGTGATGCCGTCGCGGCCGAGCTCGACCGCAAGCGAACGGGTCAGGCCGACGACGCCGGCCTTGGCGGCGGAGTAGGGGCTGTGCAATGCAGTGGCGCCGAGCGCCTCGGTGGAGGCGATATTGACGATCCGCGGCGATTTCGATTTGCGCAAATAGGGTAACGCGGCGCGGATGATGCGTTGATGCGCGGTCAGCATCACCGCCAACCCTTTTGCCCAGGCCTCGTCATAGCCCTCGTCGTCGATTGCGACGCGCACCGAGATGCCGGCATTGTTGACGACGATATCGAGCCCGCCGAAATGCGCCGCGACCTCGTTGACGACGGCGGTGATGTTGTAGCGGTCGGCGACGTCGAGCGTCCACGCTTTTGCGGCGCCGCCGCTTGCCGCGATCTCACCGGCCACGGCCTGCGTGGCCTCGGCGCTGATGTCGGTGACGGCGACGTTGGCGCCGTCGGTGGCGAAC
This window harbors:
- a CDS encoding sulfate ABC transporter substrate-binding protein; translation: MIRRILPLVAGLFWASSAFAADHTLLNVSYDPTRELYADFNKAFAAAYQKETGKSVEIKQSHGGSGSQARAVIDGLQADVVTLALAYDIDAIAAKGLVAPDWQKRLSLNASPYTSTIVFLVRKGNPKAIKDWDDLIKPGVQVITPNPKTSGGARWNYLAAWGFAEKKFGSADKAKKFVADLFKNVPVLDTGARGSTVTFVERGVGDVLLAWENEAFLAQREFGKDKFEIVAPPLSILAEPPVAVVDKVADKKGTRAVAEAYLKYWYTKEGQEIAARNSYRPRDSEIAREYEKSFAKVELFTIDDVFGGWTKAQKDHFGEGGIFDQIYKN
- the cysT gene encoding sulfate ABC transporter permease subunit CysT, encoding MPGFGLTMGLTLTWLSVIILIPLAGLFLKTLELSPGQFWEILTSRRTLNALKISFGLSFAAACVNLVMGTIIVWALVRYRFPGRRLFDAIVDIPFALPTAVAGVALTQLFAQKGWLGAPLAELGIKVAFTPIGIFIAMVFIGIPFVVRTVQPVLIDLDPEIEEAAASLGANRWHTVFRVILPSLIPALLTGFALAFARAVGEYGSVIFIAGNLPNVSEIAPLLIVIRLSEFRYADATAIAVIMLLASFLIILVVNRLQRWAQTRIPAH
- the cysW gene encoding sulfate ABC transporter permease subunit CysW codes for the protein MSTQTSFVTPAAPLRAYTSTADLAISPPSHREASDRARAVASPKDLRTEPAPVRFIIIALAVTFLTVFVVLPLVVVFASAFSKGISAYFAALAEPEALSAIRLTLLVAAISVTLNLVFGVIAAWAIAKFEFRGKTFLITLIDLPFSVSPVISGLVFVLLFGAQGYWGTWLQANNVHILFAVPGIALATIFVTFPFVARSLIPLMQEQGTQEEEAATSLGASGLQTFFRVTLPNIKWGLLYGVLLCNARAMGEFGAVSVVSGHIRGETNTMPLLVEILYNEYQFVASFAIASLLAMLALITLVVKTVLEQRLDEGQSPSDYSSDYSRDHPSDH
- a CDS encoding sulfate ABC transporter ATP-binding protein encodes the protein MTIEVKNIVKKFGAFAALDNVDLKVGKGELLALLGPSGSGKTTLLRIIAGLDWPDAGEVRIDGEDALGHGASERHVGFVFQHYALFRHMTVFENVAFGLRVQPRAIRKDEATIRARVKELLDLVQLDWLANRYPSQLSGGQRQRIALARALAIEPRILLLDEPFGALDAKVRKELRQWLRSLHSEIHVTSIFVTHDQEEALEVANRVVVMDKGRIEQIGTPGDVYDNPATAFVHGFIGESIVLPVEVLGGSVRLGGQPLNIAADGAASGASKLFVRRHDMQIGPAGTGSLEGAVRHVRSFGPIQRAEVALSGGEGKTVIEIDAPRDRELQAGEIIGLQPRRYRIFAAQD
- a CDS encoding CAP domain-containing protein, giving the protein MKRATTAIIGLLLLAGCSADVKIPDQPAMYLDMAQPGATLDPVAAAIMISQYRQNNGLGTVVVDPDLTRLAEQQSQAMAARNKMDHNVKGPLEKRLGASGYPAKLAVENVSAGYHTLAEAFSGWRDSPPHKANMLKNGVTKLGIAAAYAPNTKYKVFWTLILAST
- a CDS encoding DUF3734 domain-containing protein: MDLSDSVPATTPAKAQRVLVLQGGGALGSYQAGAFQALCRSGFEPEWVAGISIGAINAAIIAGNGPETRVDRLKEFWEMVSSPVSWNPVTPGERARSLFNETSAALIATFGVPGFFTPRIPPAPLWPPGSPQSQSYYDTAPLKKTLERLVDFDRINDLKMRFSVGAVGVTSGNFRYFDNVEFRKAGKKIGPEHVMASGALPPGFPSVVIEGEHYWDGGIASNTPLDFVLEEEFNRDLLIFQVDLFSARGDLPTSLLEAAEREKDIRYSSRTRTSTDKNKQIHNARKAVRDLLSKLPDHLNNDPSVEFLRKASKENTVTVVHLIYKSKNYETNSKDYDFSHVAMVEHWEAGVRDVHLSMRNKERLERPQPGQTMATYDLTGKGSKPAEGKQE
- a CDS encoding 3-hydroxybutyrate dehydrogenase — translated: MGTLKGKTAVVTGSTSGIGLAYARAFAGAGANIVLNGMGVPADIERERSGIETDFKVRAVHSPADMTKPAEIAEMVALGEKTFGSVDILVNNAGIQFVAPIEEFPIEKWDAIIAINLSSAFHAIRAAVPGMKKRGWGRIINTASAHSLVASPFKSAYVSAKHGIAGLTKTVALEVATFKITCNCISPGYVWTPLVEHQIPETMKARNMTKEQVIKDVLLDAQPTKEFVTSEQVAALALFLCSDDAAQITGSNYSIDGGWTAE
- a CDS encoding sulfite exporter TauE/SafE family protein; this translates as MIDHLYVASGFGVGLLVGMTGVGGGSLMTPLLILLFGIHPSTAVGTDLLYAAATKTGGSLVHGWSQSIHWPAVIRLASGSIPASFVTLLVLWQLELKGDSARSLVNLVLCFALILTATSLIFRKAIMDRYRQRMERLGASTTGNATVLVGVALGVLVSISSVGAGAVGVTALLLLYPRLPMASIVGSDIAHAVPLTLVAGIGHWALGSVDWALMGVLLIGSLPGIVIGSYCAVRVPETVLRLVLALVLILVASKLGFSELHLSTESVAAVAGSATH
- a CDS encoding flippase — its product is MDTQSATASPAGVIARLRALLGGSSEASVTRRLAGTIFIIRVFSAALAYFAQILLARWMGGSDYGVYVYVWTWVLLLGSMMDFGISASAQKIIPEYRTRGEHALLRGFLSGSRWITFAISSIISLLLAGVVKGLSPWIDANAIVPLYIGCLTLPAFVVANTQDGIARSHDWMRLGLMPQFIVRQSLIIGLTAGAFVLGFNLGATAAMWASTAAVWIAMIGQMIVLNRRLGGHIAPGPKAYDFRGWLAVSLPILMVEGFYLLLSYTDVLVLQQFRSSEEVGVYFAVVKTLALVSFIHYAMAATTAHRFAEYHAQGDKPRLSAYVAHAIQWTFWPSLAATIVLLALGKPLLWLFGPQFVVGYDIMFIAAVGLVVRSAIGPVERLLNMLGHQHICALAYALAFAMNLVLCVMLVPRFGGHGAAAATSISLAFETVLLFWIVRRRLGLHVLAFGKR